Part of the Streptomyces sp. WMMC500 genome is shown below.
CCGGGCCGGTCCTCGACGCCTGGCTGTGCGACGTCATGACCAGCGACCGCTACGGCACGCTGCCCGCCAACGTCGTGGTGACCCGCGCCGGGCAGCAGCGGCTCGACCCCGCGCGCTGGCCGGCCGGCGACTTCGCGGCGGAACTGGAGCTGGAGCTCTTCACCGAGGAGGAGGCCCGCGGGCTCATCGCCGCCAGGGGCATCGCCGACACCCGGGTCGTGGACGAGATCCTGCACCTGTCCGGACGGCTGCCGGTGCTCACCTCGATGCTCGCCGAGACGCCGCCGGCCCGCCCGGGCGGCGGCGGGGATCCGAGCCGCACGGCGGTGGAGCGGTTCTTGAAGTGGGTGGCGGACCCGGTGCAGAAGTCCGCGGCGCAGGCCGCCGCGCTGCCGCCGGCGCTGGACGAGGACGTGTTCCGCGTCGCCGTCGAGCCGGCGGCCGGCGGGCTGTACGGGTGGCTGCGCGCGCTGCCGTTCGTCAGCGACGAGGCGGGCCGGGTGCAGTACCACGACGTGGTGCGCTCGGCGATGCTGCGGGTGCAGCGCACCCGGTCGCCGCAGCGGTGGCGCGAACAGCACCGCGCGCTCGCGGCGGCGCACGCAGGCTGGTGCGCGGAGCTGGAGGCGAGCCTCCCGGAGGGGAGCAACCGGGCGGAGGACCGCTGGATGGACGAGCGGTGGTTCGGCCACCGCCGCAACGAGACGTACCACCTGCTGTGCGCCGACCCCCAGGGCGCCCTGCCGCGCGCCCGCCGCGACGCGCTGCAGACCGCCGACGTCGGCCCGGCCGAGACCCGGCGGTGGGCGCAGACGCTGGAGCAGGCCGGCACGGACGCGGACAGCGAGCCCGTACGGGACTGGGGCCGGCGGCTGCTGGCGGCGCTGGGGGAGGACGCGCGCGACATCGCCGGGGTGTGCACGTTCCTGCTGCGGGAGGCGGAGCTGACGGAGCCGGAGCGGGTGCTCGCGTACACGCTGCGCGGGCGGGAGCGCCGCAACGGCGACGACGTCGACGCCAGCGTCGTGGACTTCGACCGGGCGCTGGCGCTCGACCCGGACTTCACCCGCGCGTACGCGGGCCGCGGCCAGGCGTACGTCCACCTCAACCGCCACCTGGAGGCGGACGCCGACTTCACGCACTGCGTCGCGCACGACCCCGACCGCGCCTGGGCGCTGACCCAGCGCGGCCGGGCGCGGCTCTACCTGGAGCGCTTCGACGACGCGAAGGCCGACCTGAACCAGGCGATCGAGCTGAGCCCCTCCCCGGTGACCTGGGCGATGCGCGGCGAGACGCACCGCCTCACCGGCGCCCTGGAACAGGCGATCACCGACTTCGACCGGGCCGTCGAGGCGGCGGACGGCGCCTACGCGTACGCCATCGCCAGCCGCGGCCAGTGCCACGCCGAGCTGGGCCGGGCCGAGGAGGCGCTCGCGGATCTGGACCGGGCGCTGGAGGTCGATCCGCAGTGGGCGTGGTGCTGGGTCGAACGCGGCCTGCTGCACCAGAACGCCCAACGCCACGAGGCGGCCATCGCCGACTACACCCGCGCGCTGGAGCTGGCGCCGGCATACGACTGGGCGTACGCCAACCGCGCGCTGTGCTACCGGCACATGGAGCGGTTCGACGAGGCGCTGGCGGACCTGGACCGGGCGCTGGAGCTGGATCCGCAGTGGGCCGAGCGCTGGGCGGAGCGCGGGGAGTTGCACCGCCTCCAGGGGCACCTGGAGCAGGCGCTCGCGGACTTCGACCGCGCCGTGGAGATCAGGGGCGACTACGCCTGGGCGATCGCCAGCCGGGGCCAGTGCCTGGTGACGCTGGACCGCTTCGACGAGGCGCTGGCCGAGTTCGACCGCGCGCTGGCGGCCGACCCGGACCTGGCGTGGGTGCTGGAGGAGCGCGGCGCCCTCAACCGGATACTCGACCGCTTCGACGACTCGCTCGCGGACTACGCGCGCGCCCTGGAGATCGACACCACACGCAGATGGGCGCGGCTCGGCCGGGCCCGCACCCTCGGCCACCTCGGCAGGACGGCGGAGGCCCACGCCGAGATCGACGTGATCCTCGCGGACCGGCCGGACCACGACGCCGCGCTGCGCTGGCGGGGCCGGCTGCTCGCGCTGGAGGGGCGGCACGAGGAGGCGCTCGGCGCACTCGACGCGGTGCTCGCGGCGGATCCCGGCCACGACGCGGCGCACTCGGACAGGGCCGAGACGCTGATGGAACTCGGGCGGTACGAGGAGGCCGTTCCGCACGTCGCGACGGCGCTGGCGGCGGATCCGGAGGACGGCTTCTACCAGTTCGACGACGCCCTGCTGGCGCGGCTGACGCGGGGCCCGCAGCCGTCTGAGCGCTGGGCGGCGGTGGAGGCGGCGATGCAGGCGGGCGGCGTCACCGACCCGGACCGGGCCGGAGCCCGGCTGGTGTGCCGGGCCGCCGCAGGGGACTGGGCCGCGGCGGACGGGGCGCTGGCGGAGCTGGTGGCCGGGGCGACGTACTGGCTGCTGCTCGCGGACCTGCGCAACATGCTCGGCGTGCTCGCCGCGGCCCCGGAAACGTCGGCGGCCGACCGCGCCCGGATCGAGGAGTATCGGCGGGTACTCGGCGATTTGCTCCGCGCACTGCCCGGCGCTTGACGCACATTCCCCTTCTGGCCTCTCGGTTTCCCTCGATTACAGTGCTGGGCCGGAACATGTGACGACAGAGCGCGATCCGGCAGAGCGAAACCGAACGAGCGAGACCGAACGAGCGAGACCGAACGAGCGAGACCGAACGAGCGAGACCGAACGAGCGAGACCTGACCGAACGTCCGGACTGAGGTGGCCAGTGACGACCGCACGCCGCACCTGGGGCCGCGCCGAGCAGCAGGACTTCCGCAGCAGAGTGCGCGGCTGCCTGCTCGGCGGCGCGATAGGCGACGCCCTCGGCGCCGGCGTCGCGGACGACTCCCTGGCGGAGATACGGGCCGCGCACGGACCCCCGGGCGCCGCCGACTTCGCCCCGGCGTACGGCCGCCGCGGCGCGGTCACCGACGGCACCCAGATGACCCTGTTCACCGTCGACGGCCTCATCCGCGCCCAGGTGCGCCGCGACGGCGGCAAGTGGCACCCGCCGACCGACGTGCACGCCGCGTACCGCCGCTGGTACGCCACGCAGAAGGACTGGGGCCCCGACGAGCGCAAGGCCGAGGACGGCTGGCTCGCCCGCGAGGAGTGGCTGTACGCGCAGCGCGGCGCGCCCCGCTCCTGCCTGCGCGGCCTGGCCGACGACCGCATGGGCACCCTGCAGCAGCCCCGCAACCCCGAGGCGAAGGACCCGGGCGCCGTGGTGCGCTCCGCGCCGTTCGGGCTGCTGGTGGGCTGGGAGCCGCAGTTGGTCTTCCAGCTCGCCGCCGAGTGCGCCACGCAGACCCACGGCCACCCGACCGGCTATCTGGCGGCGGGCGCGTACGCGGTCGTGGTGCACGGCCTCGCCCGCGGGGACGCGCCGGAGGCGGCGGTGGCGCGGGCGCTGGAGATCCTCGCCGCCCGCCCCGGCCACGAGGAGACCACGGCCGCCGTCCGGGGCGCGCTCGACGCCCGCGAGGGCCCGGCCCCCGGCCCGGAGCAGGTGGAGCGGCTCGGCACCGGCGAGAGCGCCGCGGAGGCCGTCGCCCTCGCCCTGTACTGCGCCCTGGCCGCCACCGACGTACGCCACGGCCTGCTCCTCGCCGTCAACCACGGCGGCGCCTCCGACACCGCCGGCTCCCTCTGCGGCAGCCTCCTCGGCGCGCAGCACGGTGAGACGGCGCTGCCCCCGGCGTGGGTGGCGGAGGTCGAGGGCCGCGGCACGATCCTGCAACTGGCGGACGACTTCGCGCTGGAGATGACGCTGGGCCCGGCGCTCCACGGCGAGACGGCGCCCAACGAGGCGTGGCTGCAGCGCTATCCGCGCTGACCCCGCGCCGTCCGCTCCCCTGCGGCCGGCCGGACAGGGCCGAGCCCTCTCGGCCGGGACGGCGGACCAGTCGAGAGGGCCTTCAGCGATGTGGTGGGGGGATTCCGGCTACGTCACGCAGCCACCGCGGTCACGCCGTACGGAAAGCGCCGCCGGCCGCCTCGGCCACGAAGGCGGCCCACGAGTCGGGGGTGAAGTCCAGGACCGGCCCGTCCGGGACCTTGGAGTCGCGCACCGAGACCAGCCCGGGAGCGGTCGAACGCACCTCGATGCACTCGCCGTTGCCCGCGGAATAGGTCGATTTGGTCCATGCGCCGGTGGCGCCGAGTTCGATTGCCATGTTCTCTCCGGTGTGGTGAAGGACTCAACTTGTTCCGTGCCCGTTCCGGGCCGGAGTGTTGTCGACGCCCCGGCCCGACGCCGAGACGCTACCGCTCACCCACCCGCCGGTCAGGGGGCTTTCACTCGACCGGATGGCGAAAAGGCCGCTGCTCTTCCGGCGCGTCCCGGTACGGGTGTACCGTGCCTCCGTTTCGGGATACCCGGACCCGCGCGCGATTATCAGCGGGCGTACTTCTTCGCCGCATCCACGATGAATTTACGGGTCTGTTCTGCATTGAGCGCCTGTGCCCGCAAATGCTCGTACATCATGCTGTAGTTGTGGACGTCGTCGCTCTTCTCCAGGTAGAGATCGCTGGTGACGCCCTCCAGATAGATCACGCTGGAGTCGGACTCCTCGGGGAACTCCAGGATCGCGTACTGCCCCGTCACCCCCGGGTGCGCGCCCGTCTCGAACGGCAGCACCTGCACGGTGACGTGCGGCAGCTCCGACACCTCGATCAGGTGGTCCAACTGCTCGCGCATGATGTGCTCGTTGCCCACCACGCGCCGCAGCGCGGCCTCGTCGAACACCGCCCACAGCCGCAGCGGCTGCTCCGCCTCCTTTATCCGGTCCTGCCGCCGCATCCGCACGTTCACCCGCTTCTCGACGTCCGCCGCGGTCACCTCCGGCGAACTGCCCGCGATGACGGCCTCCGCGTACGCGCGCGTCTGCAGCAGCCCGGGCACGACCAGCGACTGATAGATGCGCAGCGAGGCCGCGGCGGTCTCCAGGCCGATGTAGACGCTGTACGGCACGTCCCCGAAGGCATTCCACCAGCCCTGCTGGCGGGACTCCTTCGCCATCTGCATCAGCGAGTTGACGATCCGCTCGTCCTCCACCTCGTACACCCCGCACAGGTCGCGCACGTCCCGCTGGCTGATGCTGCGCCGGCCGTTCTCCAGCCGGCTGATCTTCGACTGCGAGACCAGCAGCCGGTCCGCGACCTGTTCCGCGGTCATGTTCTTCTGTTCGCGCAGTCTGCGCAGCTCCTGGCCGAGGCGGCGGCGCCTGACGGTGGGGTTGACGTTGGACGCCAAGGGGGTTGCACCTCCGGGGGCGTAATCCGCGTACGGACGTATCTCATTACTGGGTGCAGCCTGCCACCGACGGAGCGTGTGCCGCTGCGATCGTCGGGAAATCGCCGCAGCGGGGAAAGGTTTGGCCCACAATGTGCGCTGCACCGGCGCGCGGGCGGTTTCCGGGGCCGGCCCCAGGCACGGCAGGGCCCCGTCCGGGCCGAGTGGTCTCGGCCGGACGGGGCCCTGCACTGCGGCTCCCGTTCCCGGACCGGGGCACCGCGCGCCGCGCCTCGCCCGTACGCACGGGTGCGTACGGGCTCGGCGTCGCTCGCGGCCCTCCGGCGGGCTCAGCGCACCGCGGCCGTCCGGATCATCCCCGCGCGGCGGGACCCCGCGGGAACTCCGGCAGGCTGCGCGACAGCCGGCGGACGAGCCGCTGGACGGCTGCCTCCGGGAGTGCGCCGCGGCTGAGCGGTGACGCCGTTCTGCACGTCCATCACGGCGTGCGCCACCAGACCGCCCATCGGGTCGTGCCTGATCAGATCCCGGAGCCGGGAGCGCGCGGAGCGCCCCTCGTTCCCGGGGTAGAGATGCTTGCCGAGTCCGACCGCGTGGGCCAGCGCGGCGAGCGCCGCGGTCCGCGGGTCCGGCGGGACGCCGGTGCGGATCGCGCTGTCCAGCCGGGCACGTATCTCCCGGCTGATGGCGGTGTCCGTTGCCTGATATCGAGTAGTCGGTAGGACCCCGCACATCTGGCTCTCCACGGCATGCACCATGCCGCAGCGCTCCAGATGAGCGAGATACGTCTGGCGCAACCCCAGGCGTGGCCCACCTATCCAGTTGACCGCGCGCACGGGACTGCCCCGGCGACGCAGCAGCTCGAGCGCTGTGTCCAAAGTGGGGTCCCCGGTCGGACGCGGAAGTATCACGGCGATACGATCCCCGTCCGGGGCTATTCGCCCGGCCAGAGCGAGCTCGACGAGCTGTGCTCCTGCCAGGCCGAGGTCGAGCGACTGCGGCTGTGCAGTGGTACCCGTGGCCGGGTCCAGTGCCAGCAGCAGAAGCTCCTCCGGAAGTGTTCTGCGGCTCCTGCCCATCCATGCCTCCCCGCGTGGATGAATGACAGGGTGACGCCTCTCACATTGGTCTGTCGAGAGTGCGTGGGCACTTTGATCGGGAACCTGTAGGTATGTCGTTCTCGTCTCTCAGATGCGGGCGAGAGACGGCGGCGTCCCCGTAGGGTGGGTTTCCACGCCAGGGTTGACGCGGTTGTGCGGTTGTGACGCAGGAGGAGGAAGTCGGTGGCGGTCGAGTCCCCCGGGAGGTCCGAGGAGCAGCAACCGTCGGGGTCGGCGACCGTGGACGGACGGGAACCTCGCGGTTCGCGTGACTCGGGCGGCGGACGTGACCCGCGCCTGGCGTTCACGTCTCCCTCGGACAACGCCTCCGCCCCCGCGTCGG
Proteins encoded:
- a CDS encoding ADP-ribosylglycohydrolase family protein gives rise to the protein MTTARRTWGRAEQQDFRSRVRGCLLGGAIGDALGAGVADDSLAEIRAAHGPPGAADFAPAYGRRGAVTDGTQMTLFTVDGLIRAQVRRDGGKWHPPTDVHAAYRRWYATQKDWGPDERKAEDGWLAREEWLYAQRGAPRSCLRGLADDRMGTLQQPRNPEAKDPGAVVRSAPFGLLVGWEPQLVFQLAAECATQTHGHPTGYLAAGAYAVVVHGLARGDAPEAAVARALEILAARPGHEETTAAVRGALDAREGPAPGPEQVERLGTGESAAEAVALALYCALAATDVRHGLLLAVNHGGASDTAGSLCGSLLGAQHGETALPPAWVAEVEGRGTILQLADDFALEMTLGPALHGETAPNEAWLQRYPR
- a CDS encoding tetratricopeptide repeat protein: MPEVRPSMQDLIRDRRRTGFVGRQREIAAYRDNFRCPPEDPAHRFLFHFHGVAGVGKTSLLRRLLQLAGEQGALTAQVDEAAGSVPEAMEAISTQLARQGHPLKGFDRLLQRYRQRRHEADSVVATFDGAQGPPGAVGGLGAVAPGLPGPAGPVDAAGPVPVAQAPAAASPAAASTAAGIAATAGLAGLGLVPGLGAVAGAMDPQQVAQSLDRWRAALSTRLRSHDDVQLVLSPLQTLTPAFLDDLRAVGTAVPWIALFFDTYERTGPVLDAWLCDVMTSDRYGTLPANVVVTRAGQQRLDPARWPAGDFAAELELELFTEEEARGLIAARGIADTRVVDEILHLSGRLPVLTSMLAETPPARPGGGGDPSRTAVERFLKWVADPVQKSAAQAAALPPALDEDVFRVAVEPAAGGLYGWLRALPFVSDEAGRVQYHDVVRSAMLRVQRTRSPQRWREQHRALAAAHAGWCAELEASLPEGSNRAEDRWMDERWFGHRRNETYHLLCADPQGALPRARRDALQTADVGPAETRRWAQTLEQAGTDADSEPVRDWGRRLLAALGEDARDIAGVCTFLLREAELTEPERVLAYTLRGRERRNGDDVDASVVDFDRALALDPDFTRAYAGRGQAYVHLNRHLEADADFTHCVAHDPDRAWALTQRGRARLYLERFDDAKADLNQAIELSPSPVTWAMRGETHRLTGALEQAITDFDRAVEAADGAYAYAIASRGQCHAELGRAEEALADLDRALEVDPQWAWCWVERGLLHQNAQRHEAAIADYTRALELAPAYDWAYANRALCYRHMERFDEALADLDRALELDPQWAERWAERGELHRLQGHLEQALADFDRAVEIRGDYAWAIASRGQCLVTLDRFDEALAEFDRALAADPDLAWVLEERGALNRILDRFDDSLADYARALEIDTTRRWARLGRARTLGHLGRTAEAHAEIDVILADRPDHDAALRWRGRLLALEGRHEEALGALDAVLAADPGHDAAHSDRAETLMELGRYEEAVPHVATALAADPEDGFYQFDDALLARLTRGPQPSERWAAVEAAMQAGGVTDPDRAGARLVCRAAAGDWAAADGALAELVAGATYWLLLADLRNMLGVLAAAPETSAADRARIEEYRRVLGDLLRALPGA
- a CDS encoding DUF397 domain-containing protein, which codes for MAIELGATGAWTKSTYSAGNGECIEVRSTAPGLVSVRDSKVPDGPVLDFTPDSWAAFVAEAAGGAFRTA
- a CDS encoding GPP34 family phosphoprotein translates to MGRSRRTLPEELLLLALDPATGTTAQPQSLDLGLAGAQLVELALAGRIAPDGDRIAVILPRPTGDPTLDTALELLRRRGSPVRAVNWIGGPRLGLRQTYLAHLERCGMVHAVESQMCGVLPTTRYQATDTAISREIRARLDSAIRTGVPPDPRTAALAALAHAVGLGKHLYPGNEGRSARSRLRDLIRHDPMGGLVAHAVMDVQNGVTAQPRRTPGGSRPAARPPAVAQPAGVPAGSRRAGMIRTAAVR
- a CDS encoding helix-turn-helix transcriptional regulator, with translation MASNVNPTVRRRRLGQELRRLREQKNMTAEQVADRLLVSQSKISRLENGRRSISQRDVRDLCGVYEVEDERIVNSLMQMAKESRQQGWWNAFGDVPYSVYIGLETAAASLRIYQSLVVPGLLQTRAYAEAVIAGSSPEVTAADVEKRVNVRMRRQDRIKEAEQPLRLWAVFDEAALRRVVGNEHIMREQLDHLIEVSELPHVTVQVLPFETGAHPGVTGQYAILEFPEESDSSVIYLEGVTSDLYLEKSDDVHNYSMMYEHLRAQALNAEQTRKFIVDAAKKYAR